Proteins from a single region of Chryseobacterium sp. W4I1:
- the ilvA gene encoding threonine ammonia-lyase IlvA yields the protein MIKQETYPSVLDNVFKAARRLKNVIVRTPLAINNNLSTVYDAKVSFKREDLQRVRSYKIRGAYNKMAVMSPENLAKGVVCASAGNHAQGVAFACSTMKVKGTIFMPLPTPGQKLEQVKMFGGNYIDVVLYGDTFDEAKDAAVKFCKDNQGIFIHPFDDQDIIDGQATAALEILEQSEEPIDYLFVPIGGGGLAAGVCTVFQELSPQTKIIGVEPSAAASMKKALEKGKPVLLEKISRFVDGAAVQKVGDLNFELCRKGLHDMAVVDDGMVCETILSLYNKDAVVVEPAGALSVAALEKYKEEIKGKNIVCIISGSNNDITRMEEIKEKALLHAGLKHYFLVRFAQRPGALKNFVMNVLGPNDDITFFEYTQKNSKEKGIAVLGIGLRHSEDFTPLLNNMKKYDFFVNYLNNDPSLMNLLI from the coding sequence ATGATAAAACAAGAAACATATCCTTCTGTTTTGGATAATGTCTTTAAAGCAGCCCGGAGACTTAAAAACGTTATTGTACGGACACCTTTGGCTATCAACAATAACCTGTCAACGGTTTATGATGCGAAAGTGAGTTTTAAAAGAGAGGACCTTCAGCGTGTAAGATCATATAAGATCAGAGGAGCTTACAATAAAATGGCTGTGATGTCTCCGGAAAATCTGGCTAAAGGAGTGGTCTGTGCCAGCGCCGGAAACCATGCCCAGGGAGTTGCTTTTGCATGCAGCACGATGAAGGTGAAAGGAACTATCTTTATGCCTTTACCCACTCCTGGACAAAAGCTGGAACAGGTGAAAATGTTCGGGGGAAATTATATCGATGTGGTGCTTTACGGAGATACTTTTGATGAAGCAAAAGATGCCGCAGTGAAATTCTGTAAAGATAATCAGGGAATATTCATTCATCCCTTTGATGATCAGGATATTATTGATGGCCAGGCTACAGCAGCACTGGAAATTCTGGAGCAGTCGGAGGAACCTATTGATTATCTTTTTGTTCCCATAGGCGGGGGCGGCTTGGCTGCAGGAGTCTGTACGGTGTTTCAGGAATTGTCTCCACAAACGAAGATCATAGGAGTGGAGCCTTCTGCTGCGGCTAGTATGAAAAAAGCACTGGAAAAAGGAAAACCAGTGCTTCTTGAAAAAATAAGCCGTTTTGTGGATGGAGCTGCCGTTCAGAAAGTTGGTGACCTTAATTTTGAGCTTTGCAGAAAAGGCCTGCATGATATGGCTGTTGTTGATGACGGAATGGTATGTGAAACCATTCTTTCACTCTACAATAAAGATGCGGTGGTGGTAGAACCAGCCGGAGCCCTTTCGGTAGCAGCGCTGGAGAAATATAAAGAAGAGATCAAAGGGAAAAACATAGTATGCATCATTAGTGGAAGCAATAATGACATCACCCGGATGGAAGAGATCAAAGAAAAGGCACTTCTCCATGCAGGCTTAAAACATTATTTTCTCGTCAGATTCGCACAACGCCCCGGAGCCTTGAAAAATTTTGTGATGAATGTGCTTGGACCGAATGATGATATTACTTTTTTTGAATACACTCAGAAAAATTCAAAGGAAAAAGGAATTGCTGTTTTGGGAATTGGACTGAGGCATAGTGAAGATTTTACTCCACTGCTTAACAACATGAAGAAATATGATTTTTTCGTTAATTATCTGAATAATGATCCGTCTTTAATGAATCTGCTTATTTAA
- a CDS encoding M20/M25/M40 family metallo-hydrolase, whose translation MNKSYIFSILGFLLFSFGTAQSYKKPLVSAIKESDLKKDMYELAADQFLGREAGTLDELKVSMWLADKAKEAGMKPAGDNGTFFQFFDMYRHQVIPQSSLKVGDTNLKLWKDFLVAEPVNASIDAEIVYAGNTEPEGLSKLNIKGKVLAVNASDKNIEKEMTLFVRRYPGFVRTKYYNKAVELGAKAIIFITDDISEKSWVEILPQMTRGTYGVEGLREKITNNIPVLWIKRENTNWVKNNPKVSLNLITETYKYPSVNIIGKIEGTDPTLKDEYVLLSGHQDHDGIRHPVKNDTIYNGADDNASTCVAMLAMARAYKKQPGKRSILFVFHGAEERGLLGSRWHASHPVVPKEKIVAVLNGDMIGRNDNNEAALLGGNSPHKNSEELVKMAEDANNESTKFKYLKDWDSPNHAEYFYFRSDHLPYAKMGIPAIFFTSVLHDQYHTPQDESENINYKKLYKMTEWMYRTSWKVANEAERPTVIPDFTLER comes from the coding sequence ATGAATAAAAGTTATATATTCTCTATTCTGGGGTTTCTTTTATTTAGCTTCGGGACTGCTCAAAGCTATAAAAAACCTCTGGTATCTGCCATCAAAGAATCTGACTTGAAAAAGGATATGTATGAATTGGCTGCCGACCAGTTCTTGGGCCGTGAAGCAGGAACTCTGGATGAACTAAAAGTCTCCATGTGGCTGGCTGATAAAGCTAAGGAAGCAGGAATGAAACCTGCAGGTGATAACGGTACTTTCTTTCAGTTTTTTGATATGTACAGACATCAGGTGATTCCTCAGAGCAGTTTAAAAGTTGGCGATACTAATCTTAAGCTCTGGAAAGATTTTCTGGTTGCAGAACCTGTCAATGCTTCTATTGATGCAGAGATTGTTTACGCAGGAAATACTGAACCTGAAGGACTTTCTAAATTGAATATCAAAGGAAAAGTTCTTGCCGTTAATGCTTCCGATAAAAATATAGAGAAAGAAATGACTCTTTTTGTAAGAAGATATCCTGGGTTTGTAAGAACAAAATATTATAATAAAGCCGTTGAACTCGGAGCAAAAGCCATTATTTTTATCACAGATGATATTTCTGAAAAAAGCTGGGTGGAAATACTTCCCCAAATGACAAGAGGAACCTATGGCGTTGAGGGGTTAAGGGAAAAAATAACGAATAATATTCCTGTTCTATGGATCAAAAGAGAAAATACAAACTGGGTAAAAAACAATCCTAAAGTTTCACTTAACCTGATCACAGAAACCTATAAATATCCTTCAGTCAATATCATTGGAAAGATTGAAGGTACAGATCCTACCCTTAAAGACGAATATGTTTTACTAAGCGGACATCAGGATCATGACGGAATCAGACATCCTGTAAAAAACGATACCATCTACAACGGTGCTGATGATAACGCCAGTACCTGTGTCGCTATGCTTGCCATGGCGAGAGCCTACAAAAAGCAACCCGGGAAAAGAAGTATCCTCTTTGTCTTTCATGGAGCTGAGGAAAGAGGATTGCTGGGTTCCAGATGGCATGCTTCCCATCCTGTAGTTCCTAAAGAAAAGATTGTAGCTGTTCTTAACGGTGATATGATCGGAAGAAATGATAATAATGAAGCTGCTCTCCTTGGAGGAAATTCACCCCACAAAAATTCTGAAGAACTGGTAAAAATGGCTGAGGATGCCAATAATGAAAGTACAAAATTCAAGTACCTGAAAGACTGGGATTCTCCGAATCATGCAGAATATTTCTATTTCAGAAGCGATCATTTGCCGTATGCAAAAATGGGTATTCCCGCTATATTTTTTACCAGTGTACTGCACGATCAGTATCATACGCCTCAGGACGAATCTGAGAATATCAACTACAAAAAGTTGTATAAAATGACGGAATGGATGTACAGGACTTCCTGGAAAGTGGCCAATGAAGCGGAACGTCCGACGGTTATTCCGGATTTTACGCTTGAAAGATAA
- a CDS encoding sigma-70 family RNA polymerase sigma factor yields MTKNEVLKSWVEQYSGPLLKRAAYLLSDKTEAEDMVQDVFLAAFSSYDSFEGKSQPLTWLTAILNRKAADFYRKKYKSEPEIKLDHFFDETGSWKNNDVLNDWNVSEETELLDNHDFNKTLEDCIEDLPSRWKIPLKMYYLQEKKAPEVSQELQISATNLWKILQRSRMQLRECLDINWFANL; encoded by the coding sequence ATGACAAAAAACGAAGTGCTGAAAAGCTGGGTAGAGCAATATTCCGGGCCTCTTCTTAAAAGAGCAGCCTATCTGCTTTCAGATAAAACAGAAGCAGAAGATATGGTGCAGGATGTTTTTTTAGCCGCATTTTCGTCCTATGATTCTTTCGAAGGGAAAAGCCAGCCATTGACCTGGCTTACGGCTATTTTAAACAGAAAAGCTGCTGATTTTTACCGGAAGAAGTATAAATCTGAGCCGGAGATCAAACTTGATCATTTTTTTGATGAGACGGGATCCTGGAAAAATAATGATGTTTTGAACGACTGGAATGTTTCGGAAGAAACGGAACTTTTAGACAATCATGATTTTAATAAAACGCTGGAAGACTGTATTGAGGATTTGCCTTCCAGATGGAAGATTCCACTGAAAATGTATTATCTTCAAGAGAAAAAAGCACCGGAAGTGAGTCAGGAATTGCAGATATCTGCGACTAATCTGTGGAAGATCCTTCAGAGAAGCAGAATGCAGCTGAGGGAATGCCTGGATATCAACTGGTTTGCTAACTTATAA
- a CDS encoding DUF417 family protein: MNGTLKLNVESGTYQSGYYISLFGAALILLWIGIFKFTPTEAAAIKPLVENHFLTFFVYKIAGVQTVSNTIGVIEIIIALLLIFSVKFAFLRKYAGIGMIMTFLVTLSYLFTTPGIWKIVDGIPVTDFFILKDVMLLGFGLMIFQKNEYK, from the coding sequence ATGAACGGAACATTAAAACTTAACGTCGAATCGGGGACGTACCAATCAGGATATTACATTTCACTTTTCGGAGCTGCATTGATCTTGCTCTGGATCGGGATATTCAAATTTACACCTACCGAGGCTGCAGCCATCAAACCTTTGGTGGAAAACCATTTTCTTACTTTTTTCGTATATAAAATAGCAGGTGTCCAAACGGTGTCAAATACTATCGGAGTGATAGAAATTATCATTGCATTATTACTGATATTTAGTGTGAAATTTGCATTTCTAAGGAAGTATGCCGGAATCGGGATGATCATGACATTTCTGGTAACGTTGAGTTACCTTTTCACAACTCCCGGAATCTGGAAAATAGTGGATGGAATTCCTGTCACAGATTTTTTTATTCTGAAAGATGTAATGCTTTTGGGATTTGGATTAATGATATTTCAAAAAAATGAATACAAATAA
- the msrB gene encoding peptide-methionine (R)-S-oxide reductase MsrB, producing the protein MKNILILLGMILGIGVFAMSCGDSKKMKSTKTKRENETIMDSKNVKEVYFAGGCFWGTEHFFQQIRGVVGTEVGYANGNVKNPTYEQVVSHTTGFAETVKVKYDPEQVDLKLLIDLYFKTIDPTSLNKQGNDRGDQYRTGIYSTDKATETIVKEEVQKLSKNYSSPVLVEIIPLKNFYKAEDYHQDYLDKNPGGYCHIEPGLFEMAKNANPLPKAKYQKQDKAALKKELTAEQYNVTQENGTERPFQNEYWDETREGIYVDITTGEPLFISTDKFESGCGWPSFSKPITKKLIDEKMDRSAGMTRVEVRSKTGDAHLGHVFTDGPADKGGLRYCINSASLKFIPKAEMEKKGYGEYISLLDKK; encoded by the coding sequence ATGAAAAATATATTAATATTACTCGGAATGATTCTGGGAATAGGAGTATTTGCAATGAGTTGTGGAGATTCAAAAAAAATGAAATCCACTAAAACTAAAAGAGAAAATGAGACCATTATGGATAGTAAAAATGTAAAAGAAGTTTATTTTGCAGGGGGATGTTTCTGGGGAACAGAGCACTTTTTTCAACAAATACGTGGCGTTGTTGGAACTGAAGTTGGATATGCCAACGGAAACGTTAAAAACCCGACGTATGAGCAGGTTGTAAGTCATACGACAGGTTTTGCAGAAACGGTAAAGGTAAAATATGATCCGGAACAGGTTGATCTTAAACTGCTGATTGATCTGTATTTTAAAACGATTGATCCGACAAGTTTAAATAAACAAGGGAACGATAGAGGGGATCAATATAGAACGGGAATTTATTCAACAGATAAAGCTACGGAAACCATTGTAAAAGAAGAGGTCCAAAAATTATCTAAGAACTATAGCAGTCCTGTTTTGGTAGAAATCATTCCTTTGAAAAATTTCTATAAAGCGGAAGATTATCATCAGGATTATCTGGATAAAAACCCAGGAGGTTACTGCCATATCGAGCCGGGACTTTTTGAAATGGCTAAAAATGCAAACCCGCTTCCTAAAGCAAAATACCAGAAGCAAGATAAAGCAGCTTTGAAAAAAGAGCTTACCGCTGAACAGTATAATGTAACTCAGGAAAACGGAACAGAAAGACCTTTCCAAAATGAATATTGGGACGAGACCCGTGAGGGAATCTATGTAGATATTACAACAGGAGAACCCCTGTTTATTTCAACAGATAAATTTGAATCAGGTTGCGGATGGCCAAGCTTTTCAAAACCGATTACCAAAAAGCTGATTGATGAGAAAATGGACAGATCTGCCGGAATGACAAGAGTGGAGGTAAGAAGTAAAACCGGAGACGCCCACCTGGGACACGTTTTCACAGATGGTCCTGCAGATAAAGGAGGTCTTCGCTACTGTATCAACAGTGCTTCCCTGAAGTTTATTCCAAAAGCTGAAATGGAGAAAAAAGGCTACGGAGAATATATTTCTCTGCTGGATAAAAAGTAA
- a CDS encoding ABC transporter permease → MLKLLKLEYYKNLNYRPFKVFTIMYFAILIALLFIGLVDLNIFGGTINLKEQGIYNFPEIWNFTTWIVALLKIFLGLIIVFSISQEFTNRMFKQNTIDGLSRKEFIGSKLLTITIFTAVSTLIVFIITMFLGHQYSKVTDASKVYEEIYYIGNYFVKLFTFFCFLMFLSVLLRKSMFVFLGFFAYWIAEKVLAGIEAYQKLTGMQGEQRKAVLENDFFITNLLPLESMSNLIPNPLMRLNMVKIMGVKYDAHYPTESMIACIIWSVIFIYGSYWILRKRDW, encoded by the coding sequence ATGCTTAAACTATTAAAACTAGAATATTATAAAAACCTGAATTACAGACCATTTAAGGTTTTTACGATCATGTATTTTGCAATTCTGATCGCACTTCTTTTTATTGGTCTGGTAGATCTGAATATCTTTGGAGGAACGATCAATTTAAAGGAACAGGGAATCTACAATTTCCCTGAGATCTGGAATTTCACCACATGGATTGTTGCTTTACTTAAAATTTTTCTGGGACTGATTATTGTTTTTTCAATTTCCCAGGAGTTTACAAACAGGATGTTTAAGCAGAATACAATTGACGGGCTGAGCAGAAAGGAATTTATAGGATCAAAGCTTTTAACTATTACAATCTTTACAGCTGTTTCTACACTGATTGTGTTTATTATTACTATGTTTTTGGGTCATCAATATTCCAAGGTGACTGATGCTTCAAAAGTTTATGAGGAAATCTATTACATTGGAAATTATTTTGTGAAGCTGTTTACATTCTTCTGTTTCCTGATGTTTCTTTCGGTATTGCTTAGAAAATCTATGTTCGTCTTTCTTGGTTTCTTTGCCTATTGGATTGCTGAAAAGGTTTTAGCAGGAATAGAAGCCTATCAGAAATTAACCGGAATGCAAGGGGAACAAAGAAAAGCAGTGCTTGAGAATGATTTCTTCATCACGAATCTTTTACCATTGGAAAGCATGTCAAATCTAATTCCCAATCCTTTAATGCGATTGAATATGGTCAAAATCATGGGTGTAAAATACGATGCGCATTATCCTACAGAAAGTATGATTGCGTGTATCATCTGGTCGGTAATTTTTATTTACGGTTCCTACTGGATCCTGAGAAAAAGAGATTGGTAA
- a CDS encoding ABC transporter ATP-binding protein: MEKILSVKNLTKKFKRTVVNNISFDVEKGNVYGLLGPNGSGKSTTFGMLLSTINPTSGDWYWFGQKGTSPDTLKKIGAIIEQPNFYPYLDAETNLKIVAEIKGTSQTRIDEVLKTVGLLDRKKDPFKTYSLGMKQRLAIASAILNNPEVLILDEPTNGFDPEGIIQIRDIISTIARQGITIIIASHLLDEIEKICSHVIVLKEGNSIYCGRVDEMTANNGYFELKADNNTLLLSALEELQWFNIVKIDGEIIKAQIREDASISASSLNQKLAEKGIFLSHLTKKKLSLETQFLELVKNTNTHA, translated from the coding sequence ATGGAAAAAATTTTGTCAGTAAAGAATTTAACCAAAAAATTCAAAAGAACGGTAGTCAACAATATCTCGTTTGATGTAGAAAAAGGAAATGTGTACGGTTTGCTGGGTCCTAATGGAAGTGGAAAATCCACCACATTTGGAATGCTGCTGTCTACCATCAATCCTACCAGCGGCGATTGGTATTGGTTTGGGCAAAAGGGAACATCCCCTGATACGCTGAAAAAAATAGGTGCTATTATTGAGCAGCCCAATTTTTATCCATATCTGGATGCTGAAACGAATCTTAAGATTGTGGCCGAGATCAAAGGAACTTCTCAAACAAGAATTGATGAAGTTTTGAAAACCGTAGGTCTTCTGGATAGAAAAAAAGACCCATTTAAAACCTATTCTCTAGGGATGAAGCAGCGTCTGGCAATTGCTTCTGCTATCCTGAACAATCCGGAAGTTCTTATTTTGGATGAGCCTACGAATGGTTTTGATCCTGAAGGAATTATCCAGATCAGGGATATTATCAGTACGATTGCCAGGCAAGGAATTACCATTATTATTGCAAGCCATCTTCTTGATGAGATCGAAAAGATCTGCAGCCATGTCATTGTATTGAAGGAAGGAAACTCAATCTACTGTGGAAGAGTGGATGAAATGACTGCCAACAATGGTTATTTTGAACTGAAAGCTGACAATAACACGCTGCTTTTAAGCGCATTGGAAGAGCTGCAGTGGTTTAATATTGTAAAAATAGATGGTGAGATCATCAAAGCACAGATCCGGGAAGATGCTTCTATTTCAGCATCATCTCTTAATCAGAAGCTGGCTGAAAAGGGAATTTTCCTGTCTCATTTAACAAAGAAGAAACTGTCTCTTGAAACCCAATTCCTTGAACTTGTAAAAAACACGAATACCCATGCTTAA
- a CDS encoding alpha/beta fold hydrolase, with the protein MALFLILILLLIAGFIFEKISRSKAEKIKPDGQFAEVENHKMHYLQKGNGGPTVVFETAFDPAGHLQWYHIQQQLPETYTSFSYDRSGILWSERGKNPKTGDKMAEELHLLLEKAKVTKPYILVGHSFGGMLTRFFVKKYPQDVAGVILVESQCPDDKKYLSPELYKMVTQGLPGGLLQFANTFGAARLMFKNMFPAGTQYTYQNSIMPALLYKSADATLEEQDHMKTIKEDAAKINSFGSIPLFVITAGDTTRYDSLIKDRKLKNEMLDAWAKMQKDFLHLSTDSRQITVPGAGHYINQDQPKIIEDAVNEMYLKVTTK; encoded by the coding sequence ATGGCACTTTTTTTAATTCTTATTCTTTTATTAATTGCCGGATTTATTTTCGAAAAAATATCCCGTTCAAAAGCTGAAAAAATTAAACCTGACGGCCAGTTCGCAGAAGTTGAAAATCATAAAATGCATTATCTTCAAAAAGGAAACGGTGGCCCGACCGTAGTTTTTGAAACAGCCTTCGATCCTGCAGGCCACCTGCAATGGTACCACATCCAGCAGCAACTTCCTGAAACATATACTTCATTTTCTTATGACAGGTCCGGAATTTTATGGAGTGAGCGCGGTAAAAACCCTAAAACAGGCGATAAAATGGCTGAAGAGCTCCATCTGTTACTTGAAAAAGCGAAAGTGACAAAGCCTTACATTCTGGTTGGGCATTCTTTCGGAGGTATGCTTACCAGGTTTTTTGTTAAAAAATATCCACAGGACGTTGCCGGAGTCATTCTGGTAGAAAGCCAATGTCCCGATGATAAAAAATACCTGTCTCCGGAATTGTACAAAATGGTTACTCAGGGTCTGCCGGGTGGTTTGTTGCAGTTTGCCAATACGTTCGGCGCTGCAAGACTCATGTTTAAAAATATGTTTCCTGCAGGTACACAATACACTTACCAGAATTCTATCATGCCTGCATTGCTTTACAAAAGTGCTGATGCTACCCTGGAAGAACAGGACCATATGAAAACAATAAAGGAGGACGCCGCAAAGATAAATTCTTTTGGTTCCATTCCTCTATTTGTAATCACAGCAGGTGATACAACAAGATATGACAGCCTTATTAAAGACCGGAAACTGAAAAACGAAATGCTTGATGCATGGGCTAAAATGCAGAAAGATTTCCTGCATCTATCCACAGACAGCAGGCAGATTACAGTGCCGGGAGCCGGACATTATATCAACCAGGATCAGCCGAAAATCATTGAAGATGCTGTAAATGAAATGTATCTTAAGGTCACTACCAAATAG
- a CDS encoding AAA family ATPase: MKLIDLAKELNVSAEAIKQFIQDFDLELGVCISTNFEVKKDFEKFARENLDFLKLYEKDLDKNKTLEQIAEVINQPKEKVEEAIKETNPNIFDNGFFRSSISSYGIDNKLGGNYQFVYDYFGHKTSLQHRDFIGYRDLFFYISAVLEPFLNPQQIKDWGIHKPAGIVLYGPPGSGKIFWATKIAEIIGYKFKEVKKHYLGTSFIDGNQTNFNDFLLTMMKEEKVLLFLDDFDEIMMERKAETNLASCNLETQELILHYISKFEKEELLMVGSANSVSEIDEEILAPGRFDVMIPIFPPNATERSEIILYAMTRELEEDSLLYKILKKNKADKVPFWHEISSKMKAFSNTMLIDFTQSLKKRLKNQYQKTKNENLKIDQNLLNAALRDAAGKLTEEYLDQVARFLADAIINNFDDFKFRIQALKKELETYKVVEEPRTAIGFHHNGEKKDDAQG; the protein is encoded by the coding sequence ATGAAGTTAATTGATTTAGCCAAAGAGCTTAATGTTTCTGCAGAAGCCATTAAACAGTTTATTCAGGATTTTGATCTCGAGTTGGGCGTATGCATCAGTACCAACTTTGAAGTAAAAAAAGATTTCGAAAAGTTTGCCCGTGAAAACCTGGACTTTTTAAAACTATACGAAAAAGATCTTGATAAAAATAAAACACTGGAGCAGATCGCTGAAGTGATCAATCAACCCAAGGAAAAAGTTGAGGAAGCCATTAAAGAGACCAATCCCAACATTTTTGACAACGGTTTTTTCCGCTCGTCCATCTCAAGTTATGGGATTGATAATAAGCTGGGTGGTAACTACCAGTTCGTTTATGACTATTTCGGGCATAAAACAAGCCTGCAGCACAGGGATTTTATTGGATACAGAGATTTGTTTTTTTATATTTCAGCTGTTTTAGAACCTTTCCTCAACCCTCAGCAGATCAAGGATTGGGGAATTCATAAGCCTGCAGGAATTGTTCTGTACGGACCTCCGGGAAGTGGAAAAATATTCTGGGCAACCAAAATTGCTGAAATTATTGGGTATAAGTTCAAGGAAGTTAAAAAACATTATCTCGGAACATCTTTTATTGATGGAAACCAGACCAATTTCAATGATTTTCTGCTCACCATGATGAAAGAAGAAAAAGTATTGCTTTTCCTGGATGATTTCGACGAGATCATGATGGAAAGAAAGGCAGAAACTAATCTTGCTTCCTGTAATCTTGAAACCCAGGAATTAATTCTTCATTACATAAGTAAATTTGAAAAAGAAGAACTGCTGATGGTGGGATCTGCCAATTCCGTATCCGAGATCGATGAAGAAATTCTTGCTCCCGGGAGATTTGATGTGATGATTCCCATATTTCCACCCAATGCAACGGAACGTTCGGAAATCATTCTTTATGCAATGACCAGGGAGCTTGAAGAAGATTCGCTTCTCTATAAGATTCTTAAAAAGAATAAGGCAGACAAAGTTCCGTTCTGGCATGAGATTTCATCCAAAATGAAAGCTTTCAGCAATACCATGCTGATTGATTTTACACAGAGCCTTAAAAAACGACTTAAAAATCAATATCAAAAAACCAAAAATGAAAATCTTAAGATTGATCAGAATTTGTTAAATGCTGCCCTGAGAGATGCCGCAGGAAAACTTACTGAAGAATACCTTGACCAGGTTGCCCGGTTTTTGGCCGATGCAATTATCAATAATTTCGATGATTTTAAATTCAGAATCCAGGCTCTGAAAAAAGAACTTGAAACTTACAAAGTGGTTGAAGAACCGAGAACAGCCATTGGTTTTCATCACAATGGGGAAAAAAAGGACGACGCACAGGGATAA
- a CDS encoding FAD-binding oxidoreductase produces MNSIWEIETFYRKRDIIIIGAGFSGFWTAISIKEKYPEKSVLIIERNTIPLGASTRNAGFACFGSLTEVIADSQKMGWGKTLELVKMRFEGLQKIKSYFNTHEIDFELNGGYEILNNDEPLKHLDAVNEKLKTITDLDKTYFLNQAKIKEFGLGKSEFLVENPCEGSLHSGKLVQKLLEKCSELKVEFLFGTEVNNINEKTDGVEVCLSESLSVKAEQIIYCTNAFSSKFLEKEEIIPARGQILLTEPIKDLKLKGTFHYDEGFYYFRNLGNRVLFGGGRNQDFKNEETTDFETTAFLQNHLENFLKEVILPDQKFKIELRWSGIMAMGSEKTPIVKQLSERQFCAVRLSGMGVALAPKIGEMVAELI; encoded by the coding sequence ATGAACAGCATCTGGGAAATTGAAACCTTTTACAGAAAAAGAGATATCATCATTATTGGTGCCGGGTTTTCCGGTTTCTGGACGGCTATATCTATTAAAGAAAAATATCCCGAAAAATCTGTTTTAATAATTGAAAGAAATACAATTCCGTTGGGAGCTTCAACCCGAAATGCCGGATTTGCCTGTTTTGGAAGCCTTACCGAGGTGATAGCTGATTCCCAGAAAATGGGCTGGGGAAAGACCTTGGAACTGGTTAAGATGAGGTTTGAAGGGCTCCAGAAAATCAAAAGTTATTTTAATACTCATGAGATAGATTTTGAACTGAACGGAGGATATGAAATTCTGAATAATGATGAACCTTTAAAACATTTAGATGCTGTTAATGAAAAGTTGAAAACGATAACTGATCTTGATAAAACTTATTTTCTGAATCAGGCGAAGATTAAAGAGTTCGGGCTGGGAAAATCTGAATTTTTGGTTGAAAATCCCTGCGAAGGAAGCCTGCATTCCGGAAAGCTAGTACAGAAGCTCCTTGAGAAATGTAGTGAATTGAAAGTAGAATTTCTCTTCGGAACTGAAGTGAATAATATCAATGAGAAAACGGATGGAGTAGAGGTTTGTCTTTCGGAATCACTTTCTGTGAAGGCCGAACAAATAATTTACTGTACCAATGCTTTCAGTTCAAAATTCCTTGAAAAAGAGGAAATTATTCCTGCCCGTGGACAGATCCTCCTGACAGAGCCTATTAAAGATTTAAAGCTTAAAGGAACCTTTCATTATGATGAGGGTTTTTACTATTTCCGAAATCTCGGAAACAGAGTCTTGTTTGGTGGCGGAAGAAATCAGGATTTTAAAAATGAAGAAACAACAGATTTTGAAACCACAGCATTTTTACAAAATCATTTAGAAAACTTTTTAAAAGAAGTGATTCTGCCGGATCAGAAATTTAAAATCGAACTTCGATGGTCAGGAATTATGGCAATGGGTTCCGAAAAAACGCCGATTGTGAAACAGCTTTCAGAAAGACAATTCTGTGCCGTAAGACTTTCAGGAATGGGAGTGGCACTGGCTCCGAAGATTGGAGAGATGGTGGCTGAGCTGATTTAA